From Natronocella acetinitrilica:
CAATGTGAAACGGGTGATTTAACTTGACGATGCGCAAGGCCGTGCGCAGGGCGTTGATAGCGGCGAGATCTTCGAAAACAGGCCGCCGCCGGTGCGTCACCACGGTAAAGAAGTAGCTGGCGCCAGGAATCGGCGCACGGCGATAGTTGGGCATGCTTGGCCTCCTTGCCGTTTATTTGCCACAGACGCCGATCCATCAGCGCCCAATTCGGTCTCTATAATTGCAGCATACGGTGCGTTACGCGCTGCGCGCTAACAGCACCCTACATTAGGCCGTGCCCGCGACGCCGGTCCGTGCCCGCCGTAGGGTGCTGTTAGCGCGCAGCGCGTAACGCACCAAACCCTACTTTCGCCATGCCCAGAAACACCTACCCCAGAAACACATGCAACAAGGCGTAAACGGCACCCAGATAACCCAGGCCCAGAATAACCGCACGCAGAATTACGCGACCGCTTGCATACAGCGTCAGCAGCAACGTCGCAAACGTGGCCACGAACAGATGGATGATGGCGGTGAGCAGACCCGGCCAGATGCCCTCCGCCGGGGTGCCCCAGGGCCAGCCCAGGGTCAACCGCACCGCCATCAGCGCCAGCAACAGCGCCGCACCCTCGAACAGTAGGCTCAAGCCGTTGCCCAGACGCCCGCCACCGGTCGAAGGTGACGATTGTTGAACCGTGTTCACTCTGTTTCCTCCACGATCTCGTTACGCACCCGCACCGCCAGGTTACGGGGAATGATGGGCTTGCCCCGGGCCAGCAGGTGCACCTTGGTGAACGCCGCGCCAAACATGAGAATCAGCGAAGAGTAGTATACCCACAGCAACAGTAAAACCAGCGAGCCCGCAGCGCCGTATGCGGACGCCGGGGCGGTGTAGGCGAGATAGGTGGCGATGCCGTAGCGGCCCAGGGAGAACAGCAGCGCGGTGACCACCGACCCCAGCATCACGTCCCGCCAGCTCAGCACTACGTCCGGCAGCACCTTGAAGATGGCCGCGAACAGCAGTGAGATCATCACCAGGGAGATGACGAACTCGGAACCGCTCAATACCTGGCCGGGGATGGGGATCCAGTCCCCCGCAAAATTGATGACCGCCCGCAGCGCCACGCCGAACACCAGCGACACCATGAGCACGAAGCCGATGGACAGGGCAATGGTCAGCGACAGCGCCCGGTTCTTGACGAAGATGAGGATGCCGCTGCGGCTGGGCTTGGCGACCACGTTCCAGATCCCGTTCAGCGAGTTCTGCATTTGCGCGAATACCGTGGTGGCGCCAATGATCAGCGCGCCCACGCCGATGATCGTCGGCAGCAGCCCGGCCTCTTCCATGCGGGACTGGTTCACGGCCCCTTCCACTGCGCTGGCGGCATCCTCACCGATGGCACTCTCGAGCTGGGCGACGATCTGACCCTGGGCCGCGTCCTCACCGAAAATCAAGCCGATCATGGTCACCGCGATAATCACCACCGGCGCCAGCGAGAACAGCGTGTAAAACGCCAACGAGCCCGCGGCCGCAAAGGCATTGCGCTCCAGCCACAGGCTGATGGTGTCCCGCAGGATGGCATACCAGTAGAAACCAACCCGGGACACCGCGGTCAAGTCAGGCATGATTGGCTAAACCCCATATCGCCCGCATCAGAGCCGCCCGCGCTGCACAAGCGGCGGAAGGCAGAATACACAGCTTGCCACAGGATGACCCCATGCCCTCGACACCTCACACATCCACTGACCTGTTCGACGACGCCAGCTCCCGGCTGGAGGAAATTTTCAAGCGCCTGGCAGTCGACGACGACGTCCGCGAGCGGCTGGCGCAGCCGGCCCTGTCGCTGCAGGTCAGTGTGCCGGTACGCATGGACAATGGAGAGCTGCGGGTGTTCACCGGCTGGCGCGTGCAGTACGACACCACCCTCGGGCCCGCCAAGGGCGGCATACGCTTTCACCCCGACGTAGACCTGATGGAAGTCACCACCCTGAGCTTCTGGATGGCCATCAAGTGCGCCGTGGTGGGCCTGCCCTACGGTGGTGGCAAGGGCGGCGTGCAGGTCGACCCCAAGAAGCTGTCGCGGCTGGAGCTCGAACGCCTGTCCCGCGCCTACATCCGCGCCATCGCCGACGTGATCGGCCCGGATCGGGACATCCCCGCCCCCGATGTGAACACCAACCCCACGGTCATCGGCTGGATGTCGGACGAGTACGACGCCATCGCCCGGGCCAAGACACCCGCCGTCATCACCGGCAAGCCGGTGGAGCTGGGTGGCTCCCTGGGCCGGGTCGAATCCACCGGCCGGGGCGCGCTGCAGGTATTGAACATCTGGGCCCGGCGCATGGAGCGCAAGCCCGAAGATCTCACCATCGCCATCCAGGGCTTTGGCAACGCCGCCTACCACTTCGCCCGGCTGGCGAAGGAAGACGGCTACACCATCGTCGCCCTGTCCGATTCCAAGGGGGCGATTCTCAATCGCAAGGGGCTGGACCCGGACCGCATCTGGAAGGAGAAGACCCGCAACATCAATCTGCAGGAACTGGTCTACTGCGACGACTCCGTGACCTGCCTGGCGGACGAGGCCGAGGCCATCGACCAGGAGGCGCTTCTGGCGCTGGACGTGGACGTGCTGGTGCTGGCCGCCCTGGAGGACCAGATTCACGAGGACAACGTGGATGACGTACGCGCCAGCGCCATCCTCGAGATCGCCAACGGCCCCGTCACCAGCAAGGCGGACGCCGCACTCGCAAAGCGCGACGTGCCCGTACTGCCGGACGTGCTGGCCAATACCGGCGGCGTGATCGTGAGCTATCTGGAATGGATTCAGAACCGCACCGGCGACTACTGGGACGAGGCCACGGTCAACGAGCGGCTGCGCGCGCGGATTGAGCAGGAGGCAGACCGGGTATTCGCCCTCGCGAACGAAGAAGGGGTGAGCTACCGCACCGCCGCCTACCTGCAGGGCATGAAGCGCATCGCGGCCGGCATCATGCGTCGCGGCCATGATCATGGACCAGACTGACTGGCACACGTTTGATGGCGCGTAGCCCTATGTGAGCGCGGTGTCTTCATCCCGCTCGGGACCGGTGTACCAGCGGCGGTTGTCATGGGGCTGCAGCGTCACGCCCCAGGCGTCGTAGTCCTGGGTCCAGAGCACGTCGCCCGCCTCGTCGGTGGCAGCCACCGGCGAGCCCAGCGCGTCGTTGTGGTAGTCGGTGACGGTCTCCGTGGCGCCGAGCAGCAGCGCCAGCAGCAGTGTGGTGATGGTTCGCATTGTACGTTCCTCCGTGAAAGGGGCGTCAGTCGTCGACGCCAACCTCGGTGGTGTCATCCTTGATGCGGCTCACAAGCTGGGTGCCGATATGCACGTACTCCCGAAAGCCGCCGCCCAGGTCGTACTCGCCGAGCAGCAGGCCGGTGTCGGCGCTCACCAGGTTGCCGGCGCCGTCATAGGCGTAGAGAGCCTGGCCGTCGGCGGTGGCATTGCCCCGGACGTCGTAGTTGAAGGAAGCGCTGACGTATTCACGCCGTTGCGTTACACACGGATTTCTCGTGATGCTAGGCGCGGCGACTGGCTCGCCGCCACCGGGTTCGATATCCAGACTCCGGTGAGCGTGCGTGTCATGCAGACATGCTGGCGGTGACGGTGGAAGAGGCTCGAACCAGAAAGCCCCGGCGGTTGCCCGCCGGAGCTTTACCGTTATCACTCAACCTCATCGGGGATCTTCATTAGCCGATCAGCAAACTTCTCGGTTGCCTGGCGATCGCCAGTCAGGCCCATGTGCTCAGTCTCAAGCCACCAGAGATAATCGACGACCTCATGCCGTGGTTTCCGCAAGATCAGCATCTTGTAGATCGTCGGCACGTAGGAGTCGTATTCATCCTGCGCTTCCGTAATCTCGCTCACGCCAATTGGGTCCCACTCTTTCAGCAACGCTCGTTTGATTGCTTCGTGAAAGAGACGAGCTCGACTCCTGGAATCTGTTGTCATGGCGCACCTGGAATGACTGTCACCACCCTACCGGTGGCATTATCGGTAATCACACGAGCGTTGTTGGCCGCATCGAAGTATCCAGCCGTTCCAGCCCGGGTGCGGAATGTCGTGCCAGTACGGACCGTATTCTCGACGACCGATGGCATGAGGCCACGGTTCTGCATCTGATCGAGAGCGTGTCCACTATACCGACGCCCTCCAATGGTCGTCGGTGAATTACGTACCGCTTGGTATGGTGCGTTGCTTAACTCGAAGCCCCTACTTCCACGGAAACCCGTCCCTGCTCCCCGAGCCCCATCCGCCACAGCCCTGCCGGCCCGGGCGGGTCTGCCGATGAGGTTGACACCGGCGGCAGCGGCGGCTCAGGTGGAGCCTCTATTCTTGCAGGCCTGACATGCGATCTCTCAACAACTTCTCCACGGTGAGTCCAAGCTACACGATATCGCCCCCTGAGAATCACAAGCAGCGAATTTAGCAGCAACGCCCGCGACGTCTTCAGGTTCAGCCAATATCCAGCTCTCCTCCCATACATCGTCTCGACCC
This genomic window contains:
- a CDS encoding YihY/virulence factor BrkB family protein is translated as MPDLTAVSRVGFYWYAILRDTISLWLERNAFAAAGSLAFYTLFSLAPVVIIAVTMIGLIFGEDAAQGQIVAQLESAIGEDAASAVEGAVNQSRMEEAGLLPTIIGVGALIIGATTVFAQMQNSLNGIWNVVAKPSRSGILIFVKNRALSLTIALSIGFVLMVSLVFGVALRAVINFAGDWIPIPGQVLSGSEFVISLVMISLLFAAIFKVLPDVVLSWRDVMLGSVVTALLFSLGRYGIATYLAYTAPASAYGAAGSLVLLLLWVYYSSLILMFGAAFTKVHLLARGKPIIPRNLAVRVRNEIVEETE
- a CDS encoding Glu/Leu/Phe/Val family dehydrogenase, translating into MPSTPHTSTDLFDDASSRLEEIFKRLAVDDDVRERLAQPALSLQVSVPVRMDNGELRVFTGWRVQYDTTLGPAKGGIRFHPDVDLMEVTTLSFWMAIKCAVVGLPYGGGKGGVQVDPKKLSRLELERLSRAYIRAIADVIGPDRDIPAPDVNTNPTVIGWMSDEYDAIARAKTPAVITGKPVELGGSLGRVESTGRGALQVLNIWARRMERKPEDLTIAIQGFGNAAYHFARLAKEDGYTIVALSDSKGAILNRKGLDPDRIWKEKTRNINLQELVYCDDSVTCLADEAEAIDQEALLALDVDVLVLAALEDQIHEDNVDDVRASAILEIANGPVTSKADAALAKRDVPVLPDVLANTGGVIVSYLEWIQNRTGDYWDEATVNERLRARIEQEADRVFALANEEGVSYRTAAYLQGMKRIAAGIMRRGHDHGPD
- a CDS encoding RHS domain-containing protein, whose protein sequence is MRTITTLLLALLLGATETVTDYHNDALGSPVAATDEAGDVLWTQDYDAWGVTLQPHDNRRWYTGPERDEDTALT